From Sodalis glossinidius str. 'morsitans', the proteins below share one genomic window:
- the cobB gene encoding Sir2 family NAD+-dependent deacetylase, with the protein MRIHRRLIRFRKGKRLKQQRLRARIFHRDSLAVTKMKKPFVVVLTGAGISAESGIHTFRAEDGLWEDHRVEDVATPEGFARGPALVQAFYNARRRQLQQLEIAPNAAHLALAELEQMLGDNFLLITQNIDNLHERAGNRRIIHIHGELLKVRCSQSGQILDWVDDVTETDRCHCCQFPAVLRPHVVWFGEMPLGMDDIYHALARTDYFLAIGTSGHVYPAAGFVHEARLFGARTIELNLAPSQVESQFEEKFYGPASRCVPQWTREFIDGFIAQRG; encoded by the coding sequence ATGCGTATACATCGCCGGTTAATCCGGTTTCGCAAAGGTAAAAGGTTAAAGCAACAGCGCCTGCGCGCCCGTATTTTTCACCGGGACTCACTAGCGGTGACCAAAATGAAAAAACCTTTTGTTGTGGTACTGACAGGGGCGGGTATTTCCGCCGAGTCGGGGATTCACACTTTCCGGGCCGAGGACGGGTTGTGGGAGGATCACCGGGTGGAGGATGTCGCCACGCCCGAAGGCTTTGCCCGCGGTCCTGCGCTGGTGCAGGCGTTTTATAACGCTCGCCGCCGTCAGCTGCAGCAACTGGAGATCGCGCCGAATGCCGCCCATCTGGCACTGGCTGAACTGGAGCAGATGCTGGGCGATAACTTTCTGCTGATTACCCAAAATATCGATAATCTGCACGAACGTGCCGGTAACCGCCGCATTATCCATATACACGGGGAGTTGCTGAAGGTACGCTGCAGCCAAAGCGGCCAGATCCTTGACTGGGTCGACGACGTGACGGAGACCGACCGTTGTCATTGCTGTCAGTTTCCCGCCGTGCTGCGTCCTCATGTGGTGTGGTTTGGTGAAATGCCGCTCGGGATGGACGACATTTATCATGCGCTGGCCCGCACCGACTATTTTCTGGCGATTGGCACCTCGGGGCATGTTTACCCGGCCGCCGGCTTCGTGCATGAAGCTCGCCTTTTCGGCGCACGCACCATTGAGTTGAATCTGGCACCGAGCCAGGTAGAAAGCCAGTTCGAGGAAAAATTCTATGGCCCGGCCAGCCGTTGCGTGCCCCAGTGGACCCGCGAGTTTATCGACGGCTTTATCGCCCAGCGCGGCTGA
- the phoQ gene encoding two-component system sensor histidine kinase PhoQ, protein MTLFPLRHKKPFSLRVRFLLAAACVVLALSLCYGMVAVIGYSVSFDKTSFRLLRGESNLFFSLAQWKDNKLSIAVPPNIDINFAALVLIYDENGHILWRQRYVPALESRLQQDWLTKTGYFELDTDTRTSSAVVGDNPSAQVQLKEFDSSNDNALTHSVAVNRYPATGRLPPLTIVVVDTIPHELQRTDLVWEWFSYVLLANLLLVVPLLWLAAHWSLRPIKDLVRQVRELEVGERERLDENPPCELDILVRNLSILLNNERQRYQKYRSTLSDLTHSLKTPLAVLQTTLRSLRTDRDTNIEMAEPIMLEQISRISQQIGYYLHRATVHSDHNVLSRELHSVPPLLDSLCSALNKVYQRKGVSLSLDISPELTFIGEKNDFMEVMGNILDNACKYCLEFVEVSARERESALHIIIEDDGPGIPESKRTLIFQRGQRADTLRPGQGLGLSVAAEILEQYDGDIVIGESALGGALVEVIFKRQGPQPEDN, encoded by the coding sequence ATGACCCTATTTCCGTTACGCCACAAAAAACCGTTTTCCCTGCGCGTCAGATTCTTGCTGGCGGCAGCCTGCGTAGTTCTGGCTCTCTCTCTGTGCTACGGCATGGTGGCCGTCATTGGCTACAGCGTCAGCTTTGATAAAACGTCATTCCGCCTGCTGCGCGGCGAAAGTAATCTTTTTTTCAGTCTGGCGCAGTGGAAGGACAATAAGCTGTCAATCGCCGTGCCGCCGAATATCGATATCAATTTTGCCGCCCTGGTGCTGATCTATGATGAAAATGGCCATATTCTCTGGCGCCAGCGCTATGTACCGGCGCTGGAGTCGCGCTTACAGCAGGACTGGCTGACCAAGACTGGCTATTTTGAGCTCGATACCGATACGCGCACCAGTAGCGCGGTGGTGGGGGATAATCCCAGCGCCCAGGTTCAGCTGAAAGAGTTCGACAGCAGCAACGACAATGCTCTGACCCACTCCGTGGCGGTCAACCGCTATCCGGCTACCGGCCGCCTGCCGCCGCTGACCATTGTGGTCGTCGATACCATTCCTCATGAGCTGCAGCGCACCGATCTGGTGTGGGAATGGTTCAGCTACGTTCTGCTTGCCAATCTGCTGCTGGTGGTGCCGCTGCTGTGGCTGGCGGCGCACTGGAGCCTGCGCCCCATCAAGGATTTAGTTCGCCAGGTGCGCGAGCTGGAGGTGGGCGAGCGGGAACGCCTTGACGAGAACCCGCCGTGTGAGCTGGACATTCTGGTGCGCAACCTGAGTATCCTGCTGAATAACGAACGTCAGCGCTATCAGAAGTACCGCTCGACCCTGTCGGATTTGACCCACAGCCTGAAAACGCCGCTGGCGGTGCTGCAGACCACGCTGCGCTCCCTGCGTACCGATCGCGACACCAATATCGAAATGGCGGAGCCGATTATGCTGGAGCAAATCAGCCGGATTTCCCAACAGATAGGCTATTACCTGCATCGTGCCACCGTTCACTCGGATCATAATGTGCTGAGCCGTGAACTGCATTCCGTGCCGCCGCTGCTCGATAGCCTGTGCTCCGCGCTCAACAAGGTGTATCAACGTAAAGGCGTTTCTCTGTCACTGGATATTTCACCGGAGTTGACGTTTATCGGCGAGAAAAACGACTTTATGGAAGTGATGGGTAATATTTTGGACAACGCCTGCAAGTATTGCCTGGAGTTTGTCGAAGTCAGCGCCCGCGAAAGGGAAAGCGCGCTGCATATAATTATCGAAGATGATGGCCCCGGCATCCCCGAGTCCAAACGCACGCTCATCTTCCAGCGCGGTCAGCGCGCCGATACGCTGCGGCCCGGTCAGGGCCTGGGCCTTTCGGTGGCAGCGGAAATTCTTGAGCAATACGACGGCGACATCGTGATTGGCGAAAGTGCCCTAGGCGGGGCGTTGGTCGAAGTCATTTTCAAGCGGCAGGGGCCTCAGCCCGAAGACAACTGA
- the phoP gene encoding two-component system response regulator PhoP yields MRVLVIEDNSLLRHHLMVQMREMGHQVDAAADAREADYFLNEHPPDIAIVDLGLPDEDGLNLIRRWRSHQVKIPLLVLTAREGWQDKVTVLEAGADDYVTKPFHLEEVVARMQALMRRNSGLASQVIELPPFLIDLSRRELMINEVNIRLTAFEYTIIETLIRNAGKVVSKDSLMLQLYPDAELRESHTIDVLMGRLRKKMQANYPYEVITTVRGQGYRFDVN; encoded by the coding sequence ATGCGAGTTCTGGTAATAGAAGATAATTCTCTTCTTCGTCATCATCTGATGGTACAGATGCGTGAAATGGGGCACCAGGTGGATGCCGCCGCGGACGCCCGGGAGGCGGACTACTTTCTAAATGAGCATCCACCCGATATCGCTATTGTCGATTTAGGCCTGCCCGATGAGGACGGTCTCAATCTTATTCGCCGCTGGCGAAGCCATCAGGTGAAAATTCCCCTGCTGGTGCTCACTGCCCGGGAAGGCTGGCAGGACAAAGTCACGGTTCTGGAAGCCGGCGCTGATGACTATGTCACAAAGCCTTTTCATCTGGAAGAGGTGGTAGCACGCATGCAGGCGTTAATGCGCCGCAACAGCGGTCTGGCGTCGCAGGTTATCGAACTGCCACCTTTCCTCATTGATCTTTCGCGCCGTGAGCTTATGATTAATGAGGTTAATATCAGGCTCACTGCGTTTGAATATACCATTATCGAGACACTGATACGCAACGCCGGCAAAGTCGTCAGCAAGGATTCGCTGATGCTGCAACTTTATCCCGACGCTGAATTGCGCGAGAGTCACACCATCGACGTGTTAATGGGGCGTCTGCGGAAAAAAATGCAGGCCAATTACCCGTATGAAGTGATCACCACAGTTCGCGGTCAGGGCTACCGTTTTGATGTTAACTAG
- the purB gene encoding adenylosuccinate lyase, with amino-acid sequence MELSSLTAVSPIDGRYGDKVSPLRAIFSEFGLLKFRVQVEVRWLQKLAAFDAIKEVPPFDDHANGFLDAIVANFSVEDAERIKIIERTTNHDVKAVEYFLKEKVAGQPALQAVSEFIHFACTSEDINNLSHALMLATARESVLLPAWREIIAAVTALAERYRDIPLLSRTHGQPATPSTMGKEVANVSYRMTRQYRQLERVEILGKINGAVGNYNAHMVAYPEVNWHRFSEEFVTGLGIGWNPYTTQIEPHDYIAEMFDCIARFNTIVIDFDRDVWGYIALNHFKQRTVAGEIGSSTMPHKVNPIDFENSEGNLGLANAVMNHLAAKLPISRWQRDLTDSTVLRNLGVGMGYALIAYQSTLKGISKLEVNEAYLLAELDNNWEVLAEPIQTVMRRYGIEKPYEKLKELTRGKRVDAEGMQAFIDNLPLPEAGKVRLKTLTPANYIGRATTMVDELK; translated from the coding sequence ATGGAATTATCCTCTCTGACCGCCGTTTCGCCTATAGACGGCCGCTACGGCGACAAAGTCAGTCCGCTACGCGCTATTTTCAGTGAATTCGGTTTGCTGAAATTTCGCGTACAGGTGGAAGTACGCTGGCTGCAAAAGCTGGCCGCCTTTGACGCTATTAAAGAGGTCCCCCCTTTTGACGACCACGCAAACGGTTTCCTTGACGCCATTGTCGCGAACTTCAGCGTAGAGGATGCCGAGCGCATCAAAATCATTGAACGTACCACCAATCATGATGTGAAAGCGGTAGAATATTTTTTGAAGGAGAAGGTCGCCGGGCAACCGGCACTGCAGGCGGTAAGTGAATTCATCCATTTCGCCTGCACCTCCGAGGATATCAACAATCTTTCCCACGCGCTGATGCTAGCCACCGCCCGCGAATCCGTTCTGCTACCGGCCTGGCGCGAGATTATCGCGGCGGTAACGGCGCTGGCCGAACGCTATCGCGATATCCCCCTGCTATCGCGCACCCACGGACAGCCGGCGACGCCCTCAACTATGGGCAAAGAAGTGGCCAATGTTTCCTATCGTATGACGCGGCAATATCGTCAGTTGGAACGAGTAGAGATACTGGGCAAAATTAACGGCGCCGTCGGCAATTATAATGCCCATATGGTCGCCTATCCCGAAGTGAACTGGCATCGGTTCAGCGAGGAGTTCGTCACCGGGCTCGGTATTGGCTGGAACCCCTATACTACTCAAATCGAGCCGCATGATTATATCGCCGAAATGTTTGACTGCATTGCGCGGTTCAATACTATCGTTATCGATTTTGACCGTGACGTGTGGGGTTATATCGCCCTCAATCATTTCAAACAGCGCACCGTCGCCGGCGAAATCGGTTCTTCGACCATGCCGCATAAAGTGAACCCTATCGATTTCGAGAACTCGGAAGGGAATCTTGGCCTGGCGAATGCGGTGATGAATCACCTGGCGGCAAAACTGCCCATTTCGCGCTGGCAGCGGGATTTGACCGATTCCACCGTGCTGCGCAATTTAGGTGTCGGGATGGGTTATGCACTTATCGCATACCAGTCTACGCTAAAAGGAATCAGTAAATTGGAGGTGAATGAAGCCTATTTGCTGGCAGAATTGGACAACAATTGGGAAGTCCTGGCTGAACCCATACAGACGGTGATGCGCCGCTACGGAATTGAAAAACCGTACGAGAAGCTGAAAGAGCTTACCCGCGGCAAGCGCGTCGATGCTGAGGGTATGCAAGCCTTTATTGATAATCTGCCGTTGCCGGAAGCGGGGAAAGTACGGCTAAAAACGCTGACGCCAGCTAATTATATCGGCCGCGCCACGACAATGGTTGACGAATTAAAATAA